A window from Kribbella jejuensis encodes these proteins:
- a CDS encoding multicopper oxidase domain-containing protein, with translation MTNRLRVTIVGIATTALAAALLAPVQATAAQAVPAAPARASVAVGKLTPRGCTFGTGTAACDLYAMSGTTTLLGTAVPIWGFSSTGAAGTATAPGPVLVVHQGDAVTVTLHNQVAGQTVALAFPGQPMPAGGEDTTGIASGTRTYTFTASRAGTFLYEAGHTPAGARQVAMGLAGAFVVLPSDGTAYGAQPAGYPATTYDDDAVVVLSEVDPAFNANPAGFDLRSFAPKYRLINGKPFPATDPIATDQGHKVLLRYVNAGSVTHPMTVLGGLQTEVAQGGHPLHYAATVAAESVDPGQTLDTLVTMPTGPEAKLALYEPARHLDNNGQHTADPAQFAFGGMLTFLDTNAPPPSTDGVGPVATHVRLAPNPATGQAPVTVTADLSDATTGGSVVSQAEFVIDDAVTVGPGFGTPMSLPGTGVSITGATGTISTAVLGALDAGRHTVFVRALDAAGNWGVVGSAILNLPKTGPQTINGSIADVPANGAVAVSVSATGDDSDAGGLITAAEYFVDTAGTDGTGTPMTLNRTATVVSEDADLAPALLQGLTEGTHHVLVHSKDSLGLWGPVLDIALPIDVTGPAVDAAAVGPNPSNGVLADKSHPGNLLVSAEITDKDAGGALQSLLVDAEAFLDPTVPNPSGGTGLQLLPVDGKLDSTGEAFYGLIPLTQVKALADGTHHVYVRGQDAAGNWGPLFAVNLVVDKTAPVLGALTAAPNPTNGAENLTLTAPVTDASLIAKAEYWLGTTDPGVGKGISVPVSVVAGKVQVTVPLTSVPPGNQVFNLRVQDLAGNWSKAVNTTVSVQRPNRIFSDDFESGGFGFWSGTTGGVANTTTAARPGALEPGSLRGLQVTLPGAGYLTDNTPAAETSYHARFVFNRNTLTSGTNANTALSLLQTRTAANGQVFSLEYRYASGSAQVRTVLDRSGAGALTGAWVTLTPGNHTLQVDWTSGPATGGSAGSLRLLVDGVSRSLQTGNTSTLRIETAWLGVSAGLSTSSAGQAYFDTFNSTRYTMP, from the coding sequence ATGACGAACAGACTTCGGGTCACCATCGTGGGCATCGCGACCACGGCACTGGCCGCCGCATTGCTCGCACCCGTACAAGCCACCGCGGCGCAGGCCGTCCCGGCCGCACCCGCCCGCGCATCGGTTGCCGTCGGCAAGCTGACCCCTCGGGGCTGCACCTTCGGCACCGGCACGGCCGCATGTGACCTGTACGCGATGTCCGGTACGACGACGCTGCTCGGCACCGCCGTACCGATCTGGGGCTTCTCCTCGACCGGAGCGGCCGGTACGGCGACCGCACCCGGACCCGTGCTGGTGGTCCACCAGGGCGACGCAGTGACCGTCACCTTGCACAACCAGGTCGCCGGTCAGACCGTCGCGCTGGCGTTCCCGGGACAACCGATGCCGGCCGGCGGTGAGGACACCACCGGCATCGCATCGGGGACCCGCACCTATACCTTCACCGCGTCCCGGGCCGGGACGTTCCTCTACGAGGCGGGCCACACCCCGGCAGGCGCCCGGCAGGTCGCGATGGGGTTGGCCGGCGCCTTCGTCGTCCTCCCGTCCGACGGTACGGCGTACGGCGCGCAACCGGCCGGCTATCCGGCCACGACGTACGATGACGATGCGGTCGTCGTGCTGAGCGAGGTCGATCCGGCGTTCAACGCGAACCCGGCCGGGTTCGACCTGCGGTCGTTCGCGCCGAAGTACCGGCTGATCAACGGCAAGCCGTTCCCGGCCACCGATCCGATCGCGACCGATCAGGGACACAAGGTCCTGCTGCGCTACGTCAACGCCGGCTCGGTCACGCATCCGATGACCGTGCTCGGCGGTCTGCAGACCGAGGTGGCCCAGGGCGGGCATCCGCTGCACTATGCAGCCACGGTCGCGGCGGAGAGCGTGGATCCGGGGCAGACGCTGGACACGCTGGTGACGATGCCTACCGGGCCGGAAGCGAAACTGGCGCTCTACGAGCCCGCGCGGCACCTCGACAACAACGGTCAGCACACCGCCGATCCGGCGCAGTTCGCGTTCGGTGGCATGCTGACCTTCCTCGACACGAACGCACCGCCGCCGAGCACCGACGGCGTCGGACCGGTCGCGACCCACGTCCGGCTGGCTCCGAACCCGGCAACTGGCCAGGCCCCGGTGACGGTGACGGCCGACCTGAGTGACGCGACGACCGGTGGTTCGGTGGTGTCCCAGGCCGAGTTCGTCATCGACGACGCGGTCACGGTCGGGCCCGGGTTCGGTACGCCGATGAGCCTGCCGGGCACTGGTGTCAGCATCACTGGAGCGACCGGGACGATCAGCACCGCGGTCCTCGGTGCATTGGACGCCGGGCGCCATACCGTGTTCGTCCGGGCGCTCGATGCGGCAGGCAACTGGGGTGTCGTCGGTTCGGCGATCCTGAACCTGCCGAAGACGGGCCCGCAGACGATCAACGGGTCGATCGCCGACGTACCGGCCAACGGTGCCGTGGCCGTCAGCGTGTCCGCGACCGGCGACGACTCCGACGCGGGTGGTCTGATCACCGCGGCTGAGTACTTCGTCGACACTGCGGGGACGGACGGCACCGGGACACCGATGACTCTGAACCGGACCGCGACTGTGGTCTCGGAGGACGCCGATCTGGCGCCGGCCCTGCTGCAGGGCCTGACCGAGGGCACGCATCACGTGCTCGTTCACAGCAAGGACTCGCTGGGTCTGTGGGGTCCGGTCCTGGACATCGCGCTGCCGATCGACGTCACCGGTCCGGCGGTCGATGCCGCCGCGGTCGGGCCGAACCCGAGCAACGGGGTCCTGGCCGACAAGAGCCATCCGGGCAACCTGCTGGTCTCGGCCGAGATCACCGACAAGGATGCGGGCGGCGCGTTGCAGAGTCTGCTCGTGGACGCCGAGGCATTCCTCGACCCGACCGTTCCGAACCCGTCCGGCGGGACCGGCCTGCAGTTGCTGCCGGTGGACGGGAAGCTCGATTCGACCGGCGAGGCGTTCTACGGCCTGATCCCACTCACCCAGGTCAAGGCCCTTGCCGATGGCACCCATCATGTCTACGTCCGCGGCCAGGACGCGGCCGGCAACTGGGGTCCGCTGTTCGCGGTGAACCTGGTGGTCGACAAGACCGCTCCAGTGCTGGGTGCCTTGACGGCCGCACCGAACCCGACCAACGGCGCGGAGAACCTCACGTTGACCGCACCGGTGACCGACGCCTCGCTGATCGCGAAGGCGGAGTACTGGCTGGGCACGACCGATCCGGGCGTCGGCAAGGGCATCTCGGTGCCGGTCAGTGTGGTGGCCGGCAAGGTCCAGGTGACGGTTCCGCTGACCTCCGTGCCGCCGGGGAACCAGGTGTTCAACCTTCGGGTGCAGGACCTGGCCGGCAACTGGAGCAAGGCGGTGAACACGACCGTCTCGGTGCAGCGTCCGAACCGGATCTTCTCCGACGACTTCGAGTCGGGCGGTTTCGGGTTCTGGAGCGGAACCACCGGCGGCGTGGCCAACACGACGACAGCGGCGAGGCCTGGTGCGCTGGAGCCGGGCAGCCTGCGAGGCCTGCAGGTGACCTTGCCGGGGGCTGGCTACCTGACGGACAACACTCCGGCGGCGGAGACCTCGTACCACGCGAGGTTCGTCTTCAACCGGAACACGTTGACCTCCGGTACGAACGCGAACACGGCGTTGAGCCTGCTGCAGACCAGGACGGCTGCGAACGGCCAGGTGTTCTCGCTCGAGTACCGCTACGCCTCGGGTTCGGCGCAGGTGCGGACGGTTCTCGACCGTAGCGGGGCCGGGGCACTCACCGGCGCATGGGTGACGCTCACGCCGGGGAACCACACGCTGCAGGTCGACTGGACGTCCGGTCCGGCGACGGGTGGTTCGGCCGGTTCGCTGCGGCTGCTGGTCGACGGAGTGAGCCGTTCACTGCAGACCGGGAACACCAGCACATTGCGGATCGAGACGGCCTGGCTCGGGGTCTCGGCCGGCCTGAGTACGAGTTCGGCCGGTCAGGCGTACTTCGACACCTTCAACTCGACCAGGTACACGATGCCGTAG
- a CDS encoding copper resistance CopC/CopD family protein: MRFLLLLFVAAIVWLSQGAVAQAHPVLLRSTPSDGQTVRTPPRQIDLWFSEPPTAAGLDIALSDRDGKAFPVTARIADQGIHVVLTGFPELPRSVYELRWSVVSKYDLHRLQGTLVFGVGLAATSSGRPAESVTGPAGTVADVVLGWFDLAATAVVSGWVLLVALWSRRRGFALPAESVVTMRGLAAAFAMLSVFASLARGARQWSEAAGADSGLAVVKDSGQLLRWSLREVVLVVICALLVRQSRRGASGSAATLPLICLLFGDLVLRAATSHARGGPLSLAVLAIHQVAALAWVGGLVVLGFLTARLRGERRLTLDLWRSFGPVAACSVAVLTITGLLLTGRQVASVDAALSTSYGRALLIKLTLAGVLMALGLRHALRLHPWLRRRVGPAVLPSSRAQAISPLLGVTVALMAVVLAVTPPARGPQFDKPEATASRADYQVDDLLITVSLGPNQPGRSLLLVDVVSSRRPSPGPITAVTADLGSTSGIVLRRTTSAAQTGGQGGGQWQAAVDVEATGPVPLRIVAARNHPGPAVVTTTWVVPTGLPRRPVVVSNSPLAPWTTGLAVAVALLASAVAYALLRRYRRTRRSVVTVEPVQRVPSGAG, translated from the coding sequence ATGAGGTTTCTGCTCCTGCTCTTCGTTGCCGCGATCGTCTGGCTGAGTCAGGGCGCAGTGGCGCAGGCTCATCCGGTGCTGCTGCGTTCGACTCCGTCGGACGGGCAGACGGTCCGGACGCCGCCGCGACAGATCGACCTCTGGTTCTCCGAGCCCCCGACTGCGGCCGGTCTTGACATCGCACTCTCCGACCGCGACGGCAAGGCCTTTCCGGTCACGGCCCGGATCGCCGACCAGGGCATTCACGTGGTGCTGACGGGTTTTCCCGAGTTGCCGCGTTCGGTCTACGAGCTGCGGTGGAGTGTGGTGTCGAAGTACGACCTGCACAGACTCCAGGGAACGCTGGTCTTCGGTGTCGGGCTCGCCGCGACGTCGTCCGGCCGGCCGGCCGAGTCGGTGACAGGCCCGGCGGGCACGGTCGCGGACGTCGTACTGGGCTGGTTCGATCTGGCTGCGACGGCGGTCGTCTCCGGCTGGGTGCTCCTGGTCGCACTGTGGTCCCGGCGTCGCGGGTTCGCGTTGCCGGCCGAATCGGTGGTCACGATGCGCGGGCTGGCGGCAGCGTTCGCGATGCTTTCGGTGTTCGCGTCGCTGGCACGGGGCGCCAGGCAATGGTCGGAGGCGGCCGGGGCCGACTCCGGCTTGGCGGTGGTCAAGGACTCCGGTCAGCTGCTGCGGTGGTCGCTCCGTGAGGTCGTACTGGTCGTCATCTGCGCGCTCTTGGTGCGACAGTCGCGCCGCGGGGCTTCGGGCAGCGCGGCAACGCTGCCGCTGATCTGCCTGCTGTTCGGGGACCTGGTCCTGCGTGCGGCGACCAGCCATGCACGTGGTGGGCCGCTGTCGCTCGCGGTGCTGGCGATCCACCAGGTCGCCGCGCTGGCATGGGTCGGCGGACTCGTCGTACTCGGCTTCCTGACCGCTCGGTTGCGCGGGGAGCGGAGGCTGACTCTGGACCTGTGGCGGTCCTTCGGACCAGTTGCAGCGTGCTCCGTGGCGGTGCTCACCATCACCGGGCTACTGCTGACCGGGCGCCAGGTTGCCTCTGTCGACGCCGCTCTCAGCACGTCGTACGGGCGCGCGTTGCTGATCAAGCTGACGCTGGCAGGGGTGCTGATGGCGCTCGGGCTGCGACACGCACTGCGCCTGCACCCGTGGCTGCGGCGACGGGTCGGCCCGGCCGTGCTGCCGTCGTCCCGAGCGCAGGCGATCTCGCCTTTGCTGGGAGTCACCGTCGCGTTGATGGCTGTCGTACTGGCAGTAACGCCGCCGGCCCGCGGACCGCAGTTCGACAAGCCCGAAGCGACTGCCTCGCGGGCCGACTATCAGGTGGACGATCTGTTGATCACGGTCTCGCTCGGGCCCAACCAGCCCGGCCGGAGCCTCCTGCTGGTGGACGTGGTCAGCAGCAGGCGTCCGTCCCCCGGGCCGATCACGGCGGTGACGGCCGACCTTGGGTCGACTTCGGGAATCGTCCTGCGGCGTACGACGAGCGCTGCACAAACCGGCGGACAGGGCGGGGGGCAGTGGCAGGCCGCTGTCGACGTCGAGGCGACAGGTCCGGTACCGCTGCGGATCGTGGCCGCGCGCAACCACCCGGGCCCTGCGGTCGTCACGACGACCTGGGTCGTACCGACAGGCCTGCCTCGGCGGCCGGTGGTGGTGTCGAACAGCCCGCTGGCGCCGTGGACAACCGGCCTCGCGGTGGCGGTCGCGTTGCTCGCCTCGGCCGTCGCGTATGCCCTCCTGCGTCGGTACCGCCGTACCCGGAGGTCCGTGGTGACTGTTGAGCCGGTGCAACGGGTGCCGTCCGGGGCCGGTTGA
- a CDS encoding response regulator transcription factor, producing MATVLVIDDEPEVVRFVRRGLEAEGYQVWTATDGGDGLRLALTKRPNLMVVDLRMPEVDGEAVIAAVLVSSPDTRILVLSAVADAEARVRCLEQGVDILPKPFTIRELLARVRFGLRGSGGKTSEELVLRVGRIVLDIRTRKLRVDGSEAALSEREFLLMQHLMRKPDRVCSRSELLSAVWGYDFDPATNIVDVYVRRLRGKTTRDVIQTVRNVGYQLQSA from the coding sequence ATGGCAACTGTGCTGGTGATCGACGACGAACCCGAGGTGGTCCGCTTCGTGCGCCGCGGGCTCGAAGCGGAGGGATACCAGGTCTGGACCGCGACGGACGGCGGCGACGGGCTGCGGCTCGCGCTGACCAAGCGGCCCAACCTGATGGTTGTCGACCTGCGGATGCCCGAGGTCGACGGTGAGGCGGTGATCGCGGCGGTGCTGGTGAGCAGTCCGGACACCCGGATCCTGGTCCTGTCGGCAGTCGCGGACGCGGAGGCACGAGTGCGTTGCCTCGAGCAAGGAGTCGACATCCTGCCCAAGCCGTTCACGATCCGCGAACTGCTCGCCCGCGTCCGGTTCGGCCTGCGCGGCAGCGGCGGCAAGACCTCGGAGGAGCTCGTCCTGCGGGTCGGGCGGATCGTGCTCGACATCCGCACCCGCAAGCTCCGCGTCGACGGCAGCGAGGCCGCCCTGTCCGAACGTGAGTTCCTGCTGATGCAGCACCTGATGCGCAAGCCCGACAGGGTGTGCTCACGCAGCGAGCTGCTCTCGGCGGTGTGGGGGTACGATTTCGATCCCGCGACGAACATCGTCGACGTCTATGTCCGGCGGCTGCGCGGGAAGACGACCCGCGACGTGATCCAGACCGTGCGCAATGTCGGCTATCAGCTTCAGAGCGCCTGA
- a CDS encoding sensor histidine kinase, with protein MSAISFRAPEAPTATTGRRTADRSARQWHRLVDGLLAVFVLAMLTLMHVMIEREVIPYHLLFLGLTLVYGFRVWPLGQTLAVTFLVTLTTGWILVVHQLADGTSRAEWAEIPLMPLLFLAMVWHARRRKAAQMQVELMSEERLAVFEREREFFREASHAMRTPVTIALGHLELLEVADTPESAEDYGIVVRQMDRLSALSTRLLALAKLDSGRALRYLELDLGQFLDAIGRNWRESADRDWVIERPPGTYLVEADGAWLELALDALIENAVHFTAPGERIRLSCEQTGAGYVISVADAGPGIRAVDLPHVFERFWHRRPPAKVPMGSGLGLAMAQATVQAHGGRITAGKAPEGGALFQVFLPAATDLRAAAG; from the coding sequence ATGTCGGCTATCAGCTTCAGAGCGCCTGAGGCGCCGACGGCGACGACCGGCAGGCGCACCGCCGACCGGTCGGCCCGGCAGTGGCACCGATTGGTCGACGGTCTGCTCGCCGTCTTCGTGCTGGCCATGCTGACGCTGATGCACGTGATGATCGAACGCGAGGTGATCCCGTACCACCTGCTGTTCCTCGGCCTGACACTCGTGTACGGGTTCCGCGTGTGGCCCCTGGGCCAGACCTTGGCGGTCACCTTTCTCGTGACGCTCACCACCGGCTGGATCCTCGTCGTCCACCAGCTCGCCGACGGCACCAGCCGCGCCGAGTGGGCCGAGATTCCGCTGATGCCGCTGCTCTTCCTGGCGATGGTCTGGCATGCCCGCCGGCGCAAGGCGGCGCAGATGCAGGTCGAGCTGATGTCGGAGGAACGGCTGGCCGTCTTCGAGCGTGAGCGGGAGTTCTTCCGCGAAGCATCGCACGCGATGCGTACTCCGGTGACGATCGCACTCGGCCATCTCGAGCTGCTCGAGGTGGCCGACACCCCGGAGTCCGCCGAGGACTACGGGATCGTCGTCCGCCAGATGGATCGGCTGTCCGCGCTGTCCACCCGGCTGCTCGCGCTCGCCAAGCTCGACTCGGGCCGCGCCCTGCGCTACCTGGAGCTGGACCTCGGCCAGTTCCTCGACGCCATCGGCCGGAACTGGCGGGAGAGCGCGGACCGGGACTGGGTGATCGAGCGCCCGCCGGGCACGTACCTTGTCGAGGCGGACGGGGCGTGGCTCGAGCTCGCGCTCGACGCGCTGATCGAGAACGCGGTCCATTTCACCGCACCGGGTGAACGAATCCGGTTGTCGTGCGAACAGACCGGGGCCGGCTACGTGATCAGCGTCGCCGACGCCGGCCCGGGCATCCGCGCGGTGGACCTGCCGCATGTCTTCGAACGCTTCTGGCACCGCCGTCCACCGGCGAAGGTACCGATGGGCAGTGGGCTCGGACTGGCGATGGCGCAGGCCACGGTCCAGGCGCACGGCGGGCGGATCACCGCCGGGAAAGCCCCGGAAGGCGGCGCCCTGTTCCAGGTCTTCCTGCCGGCCGCGACGGACCTGCGCGCGGCGGCCGGCTGA
- a CDS encoding DUF302 domain-containing protein, which translates to MTTDNALMTTDSVMIDHPTRRLVVTLPRAYDAACEHFETLVPEADLHRFYQQGSWRATLELAEINGPFGFMRYYRSDLCALMAGSPSLWKATQYLIGNHTIAERAFREEASAGLYAPMPCMIYADPDGDTKLAVDQPGLLFDSYGNPQIAEVGRELDARLAQLITLLGGQVLPHL; encoded by the coding sequence ATGACCACAGACAACGCGTTGATGACTACGGACAGCGTGATGATCGACCACCCCACCCGCAGACTTGTCGTAACGCTTCCGCGTGCGTACGACGCGGCGTGCGAGCACTTCGAGACTCTCGTGCCGGAGGCTGATCTGCACCGCTTCTATCAGCAGGGTTCCTGGCGAGCCACGCTGGAACTCGCCGAGATCAACGGCCCGTTTGGATTCATGCGGTACTACAGGAGCGATCTCTGCGCGCTGATGGCCGGCTCGCCGTCCCTCTGGAAGGCCACCCAGTACCTGATCGGCAACCACACCATCGCCGAGCGCGCGTTCCGCGAGGAGGCGTCGGCTGGGCTATACGCACCGATGCCCTGCATGATCTACGCCGACCCCGACGGCGACACCAAACTCGCCGTAGATCAACCCGGCTTGCTGTTCGACAGCTACGGCAACCCGCAGATCGCTGAGGTCGGTCGCGAGCTCGACGCACGCCTTGCGCAGTTGATCACGCTCCTCGGCGGCCAGGTACTTCCGCACCTGTGA